One Amaranthus tricolor cultivar Red isolate AtriRed21 chromosome 1, ASM2621246v1, whole genome shotgun sequence DNA window includes the following coding sequences:
- the LOC130823841 gene encoding phenylacetaldehyde reductase-like isoform X2, translating to MNIWAELLEPAVKGTLSVLNSCAKYPSIKRVVLTSSLAAVVCNGKPLSPDVVVDETWFSDPDFCKNFKVMGEHGYSIEHILMVDIIYLIQ from the exons ATGAACATTtgg GCTGAATTGCTTGAACCAGCTGTGAAAGGAACACTTAGTGTTCTAAATTCCTGTGCAAAATATCCATCTATAAAGAGAGTGGTCTTGACATCTTCATTGGCAGCAGTTGTATGCAATGGGAAACCACTAAGTCCTGATGTAGTAGTTGATGAAACTTGGTTTTCTGATCCAGATTTTTGTAAGAATTTCAAG GTTATGGGAGAACATGGATACAGTATAGAGCACATTTTAATGGTTGATATTATATACTTGATCCAGTAG
- the LOC130823841 gene encoding phenylacetaldehyde reductase-like isoform X1, translating to MNIWAELLEPAVKGTLSVLNSCAKYPSIKRVVLTSSLAAVVCNGKPLSPDVVVDETWFSDPDFCKNFKEQVMGEHGYSIEHILMVDIIYLIQ from the exons ATGAACATTtgg GCTGAATTGCTTGAACCAGCTGTGAAAGGAACACTTAGTGTTCTAAATTCCTGTGCAAAATATCCATCTATAAAGAGAGTGGTCTTGACATCTTCATTGGCAGCAGTTGTATGCAATGGGAAACCACTAAGTCCTGATGTAGTAGTTGATGAAACTTGGTTTTCTGATCCAGATTTTTGTAAGAATTTCAAG GAACAGGTTATGGGAGAACATGGATACAGTATAGAGCACATTTTAATGGTTGATATTATATACTTGATCCAGTAG